Proteins encoded together in one Musa acuminata AAA Group cultivar baxijiao chromosome BXJ3-6, Cavendish_Baxijiao_AAA, whole genome shotgun sequence window:
- the LOC103986766 gene encoding uncharacterized protein LOC103986766 yields the protein MADDLVEAKKPDGCDADATVIQRRIEFHPARKFFSPSSNGAFYLETLNPDSETPRPSACNRDPPAVSAPSLGRRSDGAEAYEHEMDPELSSRIRFRNIGAGLANLGNTCFLNSVLQCLTYTEPFAAYLQSGKHQISCQIAGFCAMCAIQNHVMIALQSTGKILSPSTLVKNLRCISRNFRNSRQEDAHEYMVSLLESMHKCCLPSGVPSESPTAYEKSLVHKIFGGRLRSQVKCMQCSYSSNKFDPFLDLSLEIAKVDSLWKALKHFTAVEQLDGGERQYQCQNCKEKVRALKQLTIHKAPYVLTIHLKRFDSLFPGQKIDTKVDFDLTLDLKPFISDPHEDDLKYTLYGVLVHAGWSTESGHYYCYVCTSSGMWHSLDDNQVYQVSEKTVLEQKAYMLFYVRDRSSIVKKSSEMIQKDCVSTNPPGKKLIPHSALVIKGAVLNCLVDGKLSTLESSSAILKSYPITDCHPDSGIGSSSDSQLPGVAFLRENDNNIQNENVAPQSDSQLLGRKAALLRANSDIMSNALQQGKKSADAASSKEFMMPVSQIIQQRLIEDSIEPARDKDFVVMVTHANDATVTSESDQTNSGKCLLSNDWNEEVKSEVLLSVPNNASCSDSSPQQHHEKILKQINMHENDDVAIAIYQNNDALSQKGTSNVPADKNPLKLLNQLGFMQMASHDKTSVEHQIGNESKRCSTNTQCNGGYLKLEESGMTNVLKGCSSGFVEKEVLDVMKSQTGLKPKKHVKHSLNGIYFGRKQLFLSLLSADKIRKRNRRKKRLSIMTSLQKKAVPDDVSLNDQGTSTSEIVKNVVLSECSGRKNSRASFKKNRSTCSMRNDSYCNSESLNISTGGIGGDNGKDRTHDHPEQSRWCSSSTDYQCNSRDTILDDNGLLQHNIMKLLMRGLNKKTVARWYHLESPEFKVHGLKSSRSSRIDYVVDEWNEEYCQGRRKKAKKSKESNGGQNEFQEMTNVKQQERSKVKKQRLLSIIPFRI from the exons ATGGCAGACGATCTGGTGGAGGCGAAAAAGCCGGATGGCTGCGACGCCGACGCGACGGTGATCCAGAGGAGGATCGAGTTCCACCCTGCCCGTAAATTCTTCTCACCATCGTCCAATGGGGCTTTCTATCTTGAAACCctgaaccccgattcggaaactcCCAGGCCCTCGGCGTGCAATCGGGATCCTCCCGCGGTTTCGGCGCCGTCACTGGGGAGGAGATCGGATGGTGCGGAGGCCTATGAGCATGAAATGGACCCCGAGCTCAGCTCTAGGATCAGGTTTCGTAATATT GGTGCTGGATTGGCCAATCTTGGCAACACTTGTTTTCTTAATTCAGTCCTTCAATGCCTGACATACACTGAGCCTTTTGCTGCATATCTACAAAGTGGGAAACATCAAATTTCTT GTCAGATAGCTGGATTTTGTGCAATGTGTGCCATTCAGAACCACGTCATGATTGCCCTACAGTCAACTGGAAAGATATTGTCACCTTCTACTCTTGTCAAGAACTTACGTT GCATATCTCGCAATTTTCGTAATTCTAGACAAGAAGATGCACATGAGTACATGGTTAGCTTGCTTGAGTCCATGCACAAATGCTGTTTACCATCTGGAGTCCCTAGTGAGTCCCCTACTGCTTATGAAAAAAGTTTGGTACACAAGATATTTGGTGGCCGACTGAGAAGTCAG GTTAAGTGCATGCAATGTTCCTATTCTTCCAATAAATTTGATCCCTTCCTGGATTTGAGTCTCGAAATAGCAAAGGTTGATTCTTTATGGAAAGCACTAAAACATTTTACTGCTGTGGAACAATTAGATGGAGGGGAAAGACAGTACCAGTGTCAAAACTGCAAAGAGAAAGTTAGGGCCCTCAAACAGCTCACCATTCACAAGGCCCCTTATGTTCTCACTATTCATCTTAAACGTTTTGATTCTTTGTTTCCTGGACAGAAGATTGACACAAAAGTGGATTTTGATCTCACTCTTGATTTAAAACCTTTCATCAGTGATCCACAT GAAGATGATTTGAAATACACCCTTTATGGAGTTTTGGTGCATGCTGGCTGGAGTACCGAATCTGGTCATTATTATTGTTATGTTTGTACCTCTAGTGGCATGTGGCATTCTCTTGATGATAACCAG GTTTACCAGGTTAGTGAgaagactgtcctagagcagaagGCCTACATGCTATTTTATGTCCGTGATAGGAGTTCTATAGTAAAGAAATCATCAGAGATGATTCAAAAAGATTGTGTTTCTACTAATCCTCCTGGGAAGAAATTAATTCCTCACTCAGCCTTAGTTATAAAGGGAGCAGTTCTAAATTGTTTGGTGGATGGGAAACTAAGCACCTTGGAATCTAGTTCTGCCATACTTAAAAGTTATCCTATTACTGATTGTCATCCTGATTCTGGAATAGGTTCTTCATCGGATTCCCAGTTACCTGGAGTAGCATTTTTGCGAGAAAATGACAACAACATACAAAATGAAAATGTAGCTCCCCAGAGTGACAGCCAGTTGCTAGGGAGAAAAGCTGCATTATTGCGAGCAAATAGTGATATTATGTCAAATGCATTGCAGCAAGGGAAAAAATCAGCGGATGCAGCATCTTCAAAAGAGTTCATGATGCCTGTTTCCCAGATTATTCAACAGAGGTTGATTGAAGATTCAATCGAACCTGCACGGGACAAGGATTTTGTTGTTATGGTTACCCATGCAAATGATGCCACTGTCACCTCTGAAAGTGATCAAACTAACAGTGGAAAATGTCTTCTTTCTAATGATTGGAATGAAGAGGTGAAGTCAGAAGTGCTCCTCTCTGTGCCAAATAATGCTTCCTGCTCAGACTCTTCTCCTCAGCAACATCATGAGAAGATTCTCAAGCAAATCAATATGCACGAG AATGATGATGTTGCAATTGCAATTTATCAGAATAATGATGCACTTAGCCAAAAAGGAACAAGTAACGTACCTGCAGATAAAAATCCTCTCAAACTTTTAAACCAGTTGGGATTCATGCAGATGGCATCACATGATAAAACTTCCGTGGAACATCAG ATTGGTAATGAGAGCAAGAGGTGCTCAACTAACACACAGTGCAATGGGGGCTACCTTAAACTGGAGGAATCTGGAATGACTAATGTATTAAAGGGATGTTCAAGTGGTTTTGTTGAGAAGGAAGTTCTTGACGTAATGAAATCCCAAACAGGACTAAAGCCAAAAAAACATGTAAAACATTCACTAAATGGAATCTATTTTGGCCGCAAGCAACTGTTTCTTTCTTTGTTGAGTGCAGATAAAATCAGGAAAAGAAACAGAAGAAAAAAGCGGCTTTCAATTATGACAAGCTTGCAAAAAAAAGCTGTACCTGATGATGTTAGCTTGAATGATCAGGGCACATCAACCTCTGAGATTGTTAAAAATGTTGTACTTTCTGAGTGTTCTGGTCGAAAGAATTCTCGTGCTAGTTTCAAGAAAAACAGAAGTACCTGCAGTATGAGGAATGATAGTTACTGTAACAGTGAATCTTTGAATATATCAACTGGAGGAATTGGCGGGGACAATGGTAAAGATCGAACACATGATCATCCTGAGCAATCAAGATGGTGTTCCAGCTCCACGGATTATCAGTGTAACTCAAGAGACACAATTTTAGATGACAATGGGCTCCTTCAGCATAATATTATGAAACTACTCATGAGGGGCTTGAACAAAAAAACTG TTGCCAGATGGTATCACCTGGAATCACCAGAGTTCAAAGTACACGGACTTAAAAGTTCAAGAAGTAGCAGGATTGATTATGTGGTGGATGAATG GAATGAGGAGTACTGTCAAGGCAGGAGGAAGAAGGCAAAGAAGTCTAAAGAATCAAATGGTGGCCAAAACGAGTTCCAGGAGATGACCAATGTAAAACAACAAGAAAGATCCAAAGTGAAGAAACAGAGGTTGCTGAGTATTATTCCGTTCAGGATATGA
- the LOC135641002 gene encoding NADP-dependent glyceraldehyde-3-phosphate dehydrogenase-like, which produces MAGTGVFAEIIDGEVYKYYADGEWKKSASGKSVSIINPTTRTPQYKVQACTQEEVNNVMDAAKAAQKLWARTPLWKRAEFLHKAAAILKEHKNPIAECLVKEIAKPAKDAVTEVVRSGDLISYTAEDGVRILGEGKLLVSDSFPGNERSKYCLSSKIPLGVVLAIPPFNYPVNLAVSKIAPALIAGNALVLKPPTQGAVAALHMIHCFHLAGFPKGLISCVTGKGSEIGDFLTMHPGVNCISFTGGDTGIAISKKAGMIPLQMELGGKDACIVLEDADLDLVTANIVKGGYSYSGQRCTAVKVVLIMESVADAVVEKVKAKMANLTIGPPEENCDITPVVSESSANFIQGLVMDAKQKGATFCQEYRREGNLIWPLLLDHVRPDMRIAWEEPFGPVLPVIRISSVEEGIHHCNASNFGLQGCVFTKDINKAIMISDAMETGTVQINSAPARGPDHFPFQGLKESGIGSQGITNSINMMTKIKSTVINLPSPSYTIG; this is translated from the exons ATGGCGGGAACGGGTGTgttcgcggagatcatcgacGGGGAGGTCTACAAGTACTATGCCGACGGGGAGTGGAAGAAGTCCGCCTCCGGGAAGTCTGTTTCCATCATCAATCCCACCACCAGGACGCCTCAGTACAAGGTCCAAG CATGTACGCAAGAGGAGGTGAACAATGTGATGGACGCTGCAAAGGCAGCACAAAAGTTGTGGGCGCGGACGCCGCTGTGGAAACGGGCGGAGTTTCTCCACAAGGCGGCTGCGATCCTCAAAGAGCACAAGAACCCCATAGCCGAGTGCCTTGTCAAAGAGATCGCCAAGCCTGCAAAGGATGCTGTCACTGAG GTGGTAAGGTCGGGGGATCTGATATCATACACCGCAGAGGATGGAGTTAGGATTCTCGGAGAGGGCAAGCTCCTGGTCTCGGATAGTTTTCCTGGTAATGAGCGCAGCAAGTACTGCCTCAGTTCCAAG ATCCCTCTTGGTGTTGTGTTAGCTATCCCTCCTTTCAACTATCCTGTAAACTTAGCAGTCTCCAAAATTGCCCCTGCATTAATTGCCGGCAATGCCCTCGTGCTCAAGCCTCCTACTCAG GGTGCAGTGGCTGCTCTTCACATGATACACTGTTTTCACCTTGCTGGTTTTCCGAAAGGCCTGATCAGCTGTGTCACTGGCAAAGGATCTGAAATAGGCGATTTTTTAACGATGCACCCTGGAGTAAATTGTATAAG CTTTACTGGAGGTGATACTGGGATTGCCATTTCAAAGAAAGCTGGAATGATCCCTTTGCAGATGGAACTTGGAGGCAAAGACGCATGCATCGTGCTTGAAGATGCTGATCTTGACTTGGTTACCGCAAATATAGTGAAAGGAGGTTACTCTTACAG TGGTCAAAGATGTACAGCAGTCAAAGTAGTTCTAATCATGGAATCAGTAGCTGATGCTGTTGTAGAGAAGGTGAAAGCGAAAATGGCAAATCTAACTATTGGTCCACCAGAGGAGAACTGTGACATCACTCCAGTTGTGTCGGAATCTTCTGCAAATTTTATACAAGGTTTGGTTATGGATGCCAAGCAGAAAGGAGCCACATTTTGCCAGGAGTACCGGAGGGAAGGAAATCTCATTTGGCCATTGCTGCTCGATCATGTCAGACCTGATATGAGGATTGCTTGGGAGGAACCGTTTGGACCTGTGCTGCCTGTGATTAGAATCAGCTCTGTCGAGGAAGGTATTCATCATTGTAATGCCAGCAACTTTGGCCTCCAG GGATGTGTGTTCACAAAGGACATCAACAAAGCGATAATGATCAGTGATGCTATGGAGACAGGAACAGTTCAGATAAATTCGGCACCAGCTCGAGGACCTGACCATTTCCCTTTCCAG GGTTTGAAAGAAAGCGGCATTGGATCGCAAGGCATAACTAACAGCATCAATATGATGACAAAGATAAAGAGCACGGTTATTAACTTGCCATCTCCATCTTACACCATCGGCTGA